Proteins from a single region of Theileria parva strain Muguga chromosome 1, complete sequence, whole genome shotgun sequence:
- the pckA gene encoding Phosphoenolpyruvate carboxykinase family protein has product MAKVTVKSTLPHHNILLEKVNDLPVTNSNTIAIEHTTTQLLAKPKKFGELDEAKILHNSCIPLLYHHALRFEPHTELTSTGALSCLSGEKTGRSPMDKRTVLDDNTRDKVWWDSVNIPIEPEAFDSVRRRAIDFINSTERIYVTDAFAGWDPDHRVKVRVVSVRAYHAIFMHNLLIVPTQEELANFTPDFTIYNAGPHQADTTIKGITSGTSICINYTSMEMVILGTEYAGEMKKGVLTLMMYLLPQKGLLPLHSSCNVDSEGNVTLFFGLSGTGKTTLSTEPGRQLVGDDEHVWTPEGVFNVEGGCYAKCKDLSAEREPEIFEAVRFGSVLENVVLDSSKVVDYADVSVTENTRCAYPLRHIRNVCLPALVQRHPNNIIFLTCDAFGALPPVSLLNVHQAIYHFVSGYTTKMVGTEIGVTKPTATFSACYAGPFLALSPLTYANLLYEKLTSTGSTNVKGSVRVWLLNTGWIGGSSESDKGMRIPLRYSRRIVDAINRGEISESQDDFELFPYFGFLVPKEVTGVPKEVLRQELSWEDSQEHLDQVKLVAKKFIKNFNQYRAEANDDILKGEPVIDATD; this is encoded by the exons ATGGCTAAAGTTACAGTCAAGAGCACTTTGCCTCACCATAACATTCTTCTCGAGAAGGTCAATGATCTTCCCGTCACCAATAGTAATACTATTGCCATTGAGCATACGACGACTCAATTACTAGCCAAGCCTAAGAAATTC GGAGAGTTGGATGAGGCTAAGATATTGCATAATAGTTGCATCCCTTTACTATACCACCACGCTCTAAGATTCGAGCCACATACCGAATTGACTTCCACCGGAGCCCTCTCTTGTTTATCAG GAGAGAAGACTGGTAGATCTCCGATGGACAAGAGGACAGTGTTGGATGATAACACCCGTGACAAGGTTTGGTGGGATTCAGTGAACATTCCAATTGAGCCTGAGGCCTTTGATTCTGTCCGCCGCCGAGCAATTGACTTCATTAACAGCACAGAGCGCATCTATGTTACCGACGCCTTTGCGGGCTGGGATCCCGACCACCGTGTGAAGGTGCGAGTGGTTAGCGTTAGAGCTTATCACGCCATTTTCATGCACAACCTACTCATCGTCCCCACTCAAGAGGAGCTCGCAAATTTTACCCCCGACTTCACTATCTACAACGCTGGCCCACATCAAGCTGACACCACCATCAAAG GAATAACCAGTGGCACCTCgatatgtataaattacaCAAGCATGGAGATGGTGATATTGGGAACCGAGTATGCAGGTGAGATGAAGAAGGGCGTGTTGACACTGATGATGTACCTGTTGCCCCAGAAGGGGTTGTTACCGTTACACTCTTCGTGTAATGTTGACTCTGAAGGAAACGTCACTCTGTTTTTCGGACTAAGTGGGACTGGTAAGACTACTCTGTCAACTGAGCCAGGTCGACAGCTTGTGGGGGACGACGAACACGTTTGGACTCCGGAAGGTGTATTCAACGTAGAGGGAGGCTGTTATGCCAAGTGTAAGGACCTCAGCGCTGAGCGAGAGCCTGAGATCTTCGAGGCCGTTCGCTTCGGTTCAGTCCTAGAAAATGTAGTTCTCGACTCTTCTAAGGTGGTTGACTATGCCGACGTGAGTGTCACAGAAAACACACGCTGCGCATACCCTCTCCGTCATATTCGCAACGTATGTTTGCCTGCACTTGTCCAGAGACATCCAAACAACATCATTTTCCTCACATGTGACGCATTTGGAGCTCTGCCTCCAGTAAGTCTTCTGAATGTCCACCAGGCCATTTACCACTTCGTCTCAGGTTACACAACGAAGATGGTTGGCACTGAAATCGGAGTCACAAAACCAACTGCAACCTTTTCAGCCTGTTACGCAGGTCCCTTTCTGGCCCTTTCTCCCCTAACCTACGCCAATCTCCTCTACGAAAAACTGACTTCCACAGGCTCCACCAATGTAAAGGGCTCCGTGAGGGTTTGGTTGTTGAATACTGGTTGGATTGGAGGCAGTTCCGAGTCAGACAAGGGAATGAGAATCCCACTCAGATACTCCAGACGGATTGTGGATGCGATCAACAGAGGTGAAATTAGCGAGTCCCAGGATGACTTTGAGCTTTTTCCTTACTTTGGATTTCTGGTTCCAAAGGAGGTTACCGGAGTTCCTAAGGAAGTTCTGCGTCAGGAACTAAGCTGGGAAGACTCACAGGAACACCTCGATCAAGTCAAACTTGTTGCTAAAAAGTTTATCAAAAACTTTAATCAATACAGAGCTGAGGCCAATGATGATATTCTTAAAGGAGAACCAGTAATTGATGCTACCGATTAA
- the FCA gene encoding uncharacterized protein (or RNP domain; RBD; RRM), with amino-acid sequence MNSPNEFEEVPVGNQDEVFDEIQEEQMLSELNSSQTDSKSTHSSNTTDSNTIQTDDTNTTENSIDNTLENTMNNSMDNAMDNGMDNSVGNSMDNNGMDSVEPVNSSEPPDYDQIDYDEPVEYELGDLPCAPAPAVDIKLFVARIPKTYEESDLRRLFQEFGPVKDVIVIRDKVTNSHKNCAFVKMASICQADAAVRRLNNQRVIDSSLGAVQIRYATGEVERLGFTQMAGEPGMDEAKLFVGSLPKSLTEDDLASLFKDFGEPLEVFVLKDLTCGGNKGCGFVKMKYKEQALYAIKELNGKKMLEGSIRPLEVRFAMNKTGVSGQAQDFESRRKRSRASGMNHPPPSNPPSNPSAQKHVRKDKNFGYVNYNNGNPRMAGPWKEYISPDGRFYYYNIDNGTTQWEVPKEFLNLNSNYSGSNYHNNSNNYHNNNYNNYGHSGGNNYNNNSGSGGDNSLFIFHIPPQWNNNDLFRTFSPFGRVVQARIAIDRSTNRSKGYAFVSYDNPESATQAVANMNGFTIMGKKLRVNYKTTNNRSNPY; translated from the coding sequence ATGAACAGTCCGAACGAGTTCGAGGAGGTTCCCGTTGGTAACCAGGACGAGGTTTTTGACGAGATTCAGGAAGAACAGATGCTCTCCGAACTCAACTCCTCTCAAACTGACTCCAAATCCACTCATTCCTCCAACACAACTGATTCTAACACGATACAAACAGATGACACTAATACTACTGAGAATAGTATCGATAACACTCTGGAGAATACCATGAATAACAGTATGGACAACGCTATGGACAATGGTATGGACAACAGTGTGGGAAACAGTATGGATAATAATGGAATGGATTCAGTAGAACCAGTTAACAGCAGTGAGCCACCTGATTATGACCAAATTGATTACGATGAACCAGTAGAATATGAGTTAGGAGACCTGCCTTGTGCTCCAGCCCCTGCCGTCGACATAAAGTTATTTGTGGCAAGAATCCCAAAAACATACGAGGAGTCAGACTTGCGTCGTTTGTTTCAGGAGTTTGGGCCAGTTAAGGACGTGATAGTGATAAGGGACAAAGTGACAAACTCCCATAAGAACTGTGCCTTTGTGAAAATGGCCTCAATCTGCCAGGCAGATGCGGCCGTAAGACGTTTAAACAACCAGAGGGTTATTGACTCTTCACTAGGAGCTGTTCAAATCCGTTACGCAACTGGCGAAGTTGAACGCTTAGGCTTTACTCAGATGGCTGGTGAGCCGGGCATGGACGAGGCCAAGTTGTTTGTAGGTTCTCTTCCCAAATCACTTACTGAAGATGATTTGGCCTCTTTGTTCAAAGATTTTGGAGAACCTTTGGAGGTGTTTGTGCTAAAAGACTTAACTTGTGGCGGCAATAAAGGCTGTGGCTTTGTGAAGATGAAGTACAAGGAGCAGGCTTTATACGCCATAAAGGAACTAAATGGCAAGAAAATGCTAGAAGGTTCCATACGTCCACTTGAGGTTCGCTTCGCCATGAATAAAACTGGGGTCAGTGGTCAGGCTCAGGACTTCGAGTCTCGACGAAAACGCAGCCGCGCTTCAGGCATGAACCATCCCCCTCCATCAAATCCTCCCTCAAATCCATCGGCCCAGAAACATGTCAGAAAGGATAAGAATTTTGGATATGTCAACTACAACAATGGAAACCCCCGCATGGCTGGCCCATGGAAGGAATATATATCACCTGACGGCAGATTCTACTATTACAACATTGATAATGGAACTACGCAGTGGGAAGTGCCAAAAGAATTCCTAAACCTCAACTCAAACTACAGTGGCTCCAATTATCACAATAATAGTAACAATTATCACAACAACAACTACAACAACTATGGTCACAGTGGTGgtaataactataataataattctgGCTCTGGTGGCGAcaattcattatttatttttcacatCCCACCTCAGTGGAATAACAACGACTTGTTCAGAACTTTCAGTCCCTTTGGTCGTGTGGTCCAGGCTCGCATCGCCATTGACCGGAGCACGAATCGCAGCAAGGGCTACGCCTTCGTCTCCTACGACAACCCTGAAAGTGCGACTCAGGCCGTGGCCAACATGAACGGCTTCACTATCATGGGCAAGAAACTACGTGTCAACTACAAAACCACAAACAACCGCTCCAATCCTTATTAA
- the Dis3 gene encoding RNB domain protein — MLDSMSLESNFHGLRSFWKVSGKSNLKRITREIYFRTDLGCGVGSCNICPNSLSQRKLNSESPIIILTFEIISNNFLVLEEFLKNCVIPVTVLNEIRRRSLTQYNRLKKLVKNSDRTFYVFSNENFRDTFVEELPGESVSERDQRAILQCAYWYSNHLPNLQILFLTNGEDVVMDRPENLSIINLYQLYDMFPNDYEGILERLPPKPLQTTSNAEKGVYPPHLTESEVRAGLDAGSLFSGTLHMYIGSYQRGYVSCGNHEFKVNSLIHLNRALDGDQVIVQLIDTPTDFVNTGNMDNAVDGISPNSRLDGVVLEEQIGTENDDSNLIDGYLEPEQYKVIKRYCKIVSIVTRMRKEFCGSLLPVEGEVGDGYVQRLFVPVDARIPFISIETRRSKDLENNRIVVEVDSWDRFSKRPNGHWTEILGPIDDRDVESNVILREHQVITEDFSLQSYKDLAIVTSSLVDTNNTEKDEDRSDIRITPELLKGRIDYRDEVVLSVDPPGCKDIDDALGCKRLSNGNFEVSVHIADVTHFVHEGSNLDKEASERCTTVYLVDRRTDMLPKLLTTNLCSLMSGVNRLTFSVYWEMDPNGVILGTKFSKSIIKSKRSLTYQQAQEMIDSSSNDEVSVSLRNLNNLSKILRKQRMDRGAVELESSEVKFEFDMSKVMNLESYKTYETNQMVEEFMLLANISVATKIFERFPKFSLLRIHPPPVEEKLNELNRTLQQQNINSFKFGNSKQLNESLEVIKSQKSDKFTTATKILTTRTMSQALYKNSNDLNEDEFKHYGLCCEYYTHFTSPIRRYADVIVHRLLASALDLAPINHNFIQSLSGQCDLLNKRHRNAQWCSRESDKMFSYLYFKQMVQNPHGEVECNGIVLDINEDRVVVLTLEYGIEAVANVEFKSFDKVNKVLVDLSGKSLKVFDQVKVKIYTCNKHFRNSIKANIL, encoded by the exons ATGTTGGATTCTATGAGTTTGGAGAGTAATTTCCACGGCTTGAGAAGTTTCTGGAAGGTTTCCGGGAAATCTAATTTGAAGCGCATAACTCGTGAAATTTACTTCAGAACTGATCTTGGCTGTGGAGTTGGCTCTTGTAATATTTGTCCTAATTCACTCTCACAAA GAAAATTAAACTCCGAATCACCCATAATAATACTTACATTTGAGATaataagtaataattttctgGTTTTGGAagaatttttgaaaaactGTGTGATTCCAGTGACTGTCCTTAATGAGATAAGGCGTAGATCCCTAACACAGTACAACAGGCTTAAGAAATTAGTGAAGAATTCTGACCGAACTTTTTACGTCTTCTCAAATGAGAACTTCAGGGACACGTTCGTGGAAGAATTACCTGGTGAAAGTGTCAGTGAAAGGGACCAAAGAGCCATTTTACAGTGTGCTTATTGGTATTCCAAtcatttaccaaatttacaaattctaTTCCTAACGA aCGGAGAAGATGTTGTGATGGATCGTCCTGAGAATTTGAGTATAATTAACCTATATCAGCTTTACGACATGTTTCCTAATGATTATGAAGGTATTTTGGAACGTTTGCCACCCAAGCCACTCCAAACTACTTCTAATGCTGAGAAAGGGGTTTACCCTCCTCACCTAACTGAGTCTGAGGTGAGGGCTGGATTAGACGCTGGATCCCTATTTTCCGGTACTTTACACATGTATATTGGCTCCTACCAACGTGGTTATGTTTCATGTGGTAATCACGAATTTAAAGTTAACTCACTAATTCATCTAAATCGAGCCCTAGATGGTGATCAAGTCATCGTTCAACTCATTGATACTCCTACGGATTTTGTTAATACTGGTAATATGGATAACGCTGTTGACGGCATTAGTCCTAATTCAAGGTTGGATGGTGTTGTTTTGGAGGAACAAATTGGGACTGAAAATGATGATAGTAATCTAATAGACGGTTATCTAGAGCCTGAACAGTATAAAGTTATAAAACGTtactgtaaaatagtgtcAATAGTAACTAGAATGAGAAAGGAGTTTTGTGGAAGTTTACTTCCAGTTGAGGGAGAAGTTGGCGATGGGTATGTACAACGACTTTTTGTGCCAGTAGACGCTAGAATTCCCTTCATTTCCATCGAAACTCGCCGTTCAAAGGATCTTGAAAACAACAGAATCGTGGTCGAGGTTGATTCTTGGGACAGATTCTCCAAACGCCCAAATGGACACTGGACTGAGATTCTAGGACCAATTGACGATAGAGACGTCGAATCTAATGTGATTCTCAGGGAACATCAAGTAATAACAGAAGATTTTTCACTTCAAAGTTACAAGGATTTGGCCATAGTTACAAGTTCGTTAGTtgatactaataatacag AAAAAGATGAGGATAGGAGCGATATAAGAATAACTCCTGAATTGCTAAAGGGCAGAATAGATTACCGTGATGAGGTGGTTTTAAGTGTGGATCCACCTGGTTGTAAGGATATCGATGACGCCTTGGGTTGTAAGAGACTTTCAAACGGGAACTTTGAGGTCTCAGTTCATATCGCAGATGTTACGCACTTCGTACATGAAGGCTCAAACTTAGATAAAGAAGCCTCGGAACGATGTACTACTGTTTACCTAGTCGATCGCAGAACTGATATGTTACCGAAACTCCTAACCACTAATCTTTGTTCATTAAT GAGTGGTGTTAATAGGTTAACCTTTTCTGTATATTGGGAGATGGACCCTAATGGAGTGATTCTGGGCACAAAATTCTCAAAATCGATCATCAAAAGCAAACGTTCACTTACTTATCAACAGGCACAGGAAATGATCGATTCTTCCTCCAA TGATGAAGTGAGTGTTTCATTGAGGAATTTGAAcaatttatctaaaatcTTGAGGAAACAAAGAATGGATCGAGGCGCTGTGGAATTAGAATCCTCTGAA gtGAAATTTGAGTTTGATATGAGTAAAGTAATGAATTTGGAGTCATATAAAACCTACGAAACAAACCAAATG GTGGAAGAGTTTATGTTACTTGCAAACATATCAGTGGCTACTAAAATCTTTGAAAGGTTTCCTAAATTCTCTTTATTACGAATTCACCCACCCCCAGTTGAAGAGAAACTCAACGAGCTTAATCGCACTCTTCAACAgcaaaatattaattcttTCAA aTTTGGAAACTCTAAGCAGCTGAACGAGTCGTTGGAAGTAATTAAAAGTCAAAAGAGTGACAAGTTTACAACAGCCaccaaaattttaaccacTCGTACTATGTCACAG GCCTTGTATAAGAATAGTAATGACTTAAACGAAGACGAGTTTAAGCACTATGGACTGTGTTGTGAGTACTACACCCATTTCACATCTCCCATTCGGAGATACGCCGATGTTATCGTCCATAGGTTGCTGGCCTCAGCTCTTGATCTGGCTCCAATCAACCACAATTTCATCCAATCA ttAAGTGGACAGTGTGATTTACTGAATAAAAGGCATAGGAATGCCCAATGGTGTTCAAGAGAATCTGATAAAATGTTCTCATATCTCTACTTCAAGCAAATGGTTCAAAATCCTCAC GGTGAAGTCGAGTGTAATGGGATAGTTTTGGATATAAATGAGGACAGAGTTGTGGTACTAACGTTGGAGTATGGAATAGAGGCTGTGGCTAATGTGGAGTTCAAGTCCTTTGACAAAGTTAACAAGGTCCTCGTGGACCTCTCGGGTAAATCATTAAAGGTCTTCGATCAAGTTAAAGTTAAGATTTACACCTGCAATAAACACTTCAGAAACTCCATTAAAGCTAATATCCTTTAA
- a CDS encoding putative integral membrane protein, whose protein sequence is MSIVSIHNYKICFLVYFLGFCTIFPLYRSRNGSTHFFTNAINYTHLKPSFVNIYSQIRHQVIPKIGEFDYKIISKTPLNYSLTWINNGVNKYRDFALLMRKRSKINRFNKEVELFRRVKERRKRFNDRFVDIRKINFRNSRCNLQLMRLPVSPLVDLNSITPYKTVLNMREEIPFNPTPMLKFIGFRFKPLNKGQISSSDSNNYITSPNKGQEENLNFYVPGNRVYDRFCRPYPMDRLLEIMDARSCGYYSRLATPFKITGESDSPPTPIMGKVVPPGGSIGKGSGFGLTSRTKEPKRVPISQLKTFEKDERIQKFEDLFETVDNDGVSFKIPLDQSIKDPSIKQLINKTFPKDIIDNFGYVVLKLPYLDDVCDEGDIFRNPRYLGEYRYKYWFHPFYGSPNLPCDARKLIDKYNEENPDKKIDYEKEFLCDLIYCHSNGTIVELKENVLPFDPKTDDVVVEGDDPREPRFVVHCDPNYIKEHNLKKGQILDLVDENHRRLYFDNIFFQPKSVRHPVHLPDGSLYYENFIPKQRK, encoded by the exons ATGTCAATTGTGTCGATTCacaattataaaatttgcTTTTTGGTTTATTTTCTGGGTTTCTGTACCATATTCCCCCTTTATCGCAGCAGAAATG GTTCTACGCATTTTTTCACCAATgcaattaattatacacactTAAAACCTTcatttgttaatatttattctcAAATTAGACATCAAGTTATTCCCAAAATTGGTGAATttgattataaaattatttctaaaACCCcgttaaattattctttaACATGGATCAACAATGGTGTGAATAAGTATCGAGATTTTGCCTTATTAATGAGAAAACGCAGCAAAATAAACAGGTTTAATAAGGAGGTGGAACTGTTTAGAAGGGTCAAAGAAAGGCGGAAGAGGTTTAATGACCGTTTTGTGGACATTCGGAAGATCAATTTCAGGAACTCTCGCTGTAATTTACAGCTCATGAGGCTTCCTGTTTCCCCCCTCGTTGACCTCAATTCTATCACACCCTATAAAACTGTACTAAACATGAGGGAAGAAATACCCTTTAATCCAACCCCTATGCTTAAATTTATAGGCTTCAGGTTTAAACCCCTAAATAAAGGTCAAATTTCCTCTTCCGACAGCAACAACTACATTACTTCTCCAAATAAGGGTCAAGaggaaaatttaaacttttatGTTCCTGGAAACAGGGTTTATGACCGTTTTTGCAGGCCCTATCCTATGGACAGGCTTTTGGAAATTATGGATGCCAGGAGTTGTGGTTACTACAGTAGACTTGCCACCCCCTTTAAAATCACCGGAGAGTCAGACTCACCTCCCACTCCTATTATGGGTAAAGTTGTTCCTCCTGGCGGCAGTATAGGTAAAGGTTCCGGATTTGGCCTTACAAGTCGGACTAAGGAGCCGAAACGCGTTCCTATAAGTCAGCTTAAAACCTTTGAAAAGGATGAAAGGATACAGAAATTTGAAGACCTTTTCGAGACTGTTGACAATGACGGGGTATCCTTTAAAATTCCTTTGGATCAATCGATTAAGGACCCTTCTATcaaacaattaattaacaaaaCTTTCCCAA AGGACATTATTGACAATTTTGGTTATGTGGTATTGAAATTGCCTTATTTGGATGACGTTTGTGATGAGGGTGACATTTTCAGGAATCCTAGATATTTGGGAGAATACAGATACAAATACTGGTTCCACCCGTTTTACGGCTCTCCCAACCTTCCCTGTGATGCCAGAAAGCTTATTGATAAGTACAACGAGGAGAACCCTGACAAGAAGATCGACTACGAGAAGGAGTTTCTTTGCGATTTGATATACTGTCATTCCAACGGCACTATTGTAGAGCTAAAGGAGAATGTTCTTCCTTTTGATCCCAAGACGGACGACGTCGTGGTTGAGGGCGATGACCCTAGGGAGCCAAGGTTCGTCGTCCACTGTGATCCTAACTACATCAAAGAGCACAACCTTAAGAAGGGCCAGATCCTTGATTTGGTTGACGAGAACCACAGACGTTTATACTTCGACAACATCTTCTTCCAGCCCAAGAGCGTCAGGCATCCTGTTCACCTACCTGACGGTTCCCTttattatgaaaatttcaTACCAAAACAAAGGAAATAA
- a CDS encoding AP2 domain protein: MGDEKEYFGYISGYDPGGSVEKVEFNDITFDPGNDEIKRLQDINKNFPVNNSLYYDDHLDGNIIYNDGFPSYRMVSTNSGNNLNSFSRNLPNEGINNNIANNRMIVNTDSSGSSSSNGSENFVNRSANDMNGIAEAIKELTSRLPMPPSPDLLKSVHPELAVKLQLTYLKAYIQNQQLLMDLTHSNTHNMHSSSVHTGNGLDIPNFGNNLGSNSQYSYPIVEIKSSYPQLTNTFTNNFYTQTQNPVDLSTGRPDPSEMIQLNNTVTSKQTNTANSVLNNGVEEFGQNNGYLQLTNYPQFANYPNFYYQPTNQLSTQLATYPQLPNYPQLTNYPQLANYPQWTNYPQLTNYPHITESGSYDYSNRSLDKAGEFGYDGFKYENPADLVPTEYRDRVKYNSAKKSFVSVYLNSLGLRKRKSFSINKFGIKKALKLAINFANSLTTGDKAYSNGLGQDMTSGSPRDDAVDDGVKLAIRERNLIEDVCEQVLKTSEGSVESFEGFERALGMARIRGLVYSLGANVWMCIFYKKRKRKLQFFSVDEFGFEKAFQMGQNFFNTNPQLVRSKLSGAISYWLESNPSKTLNVIFKIKPNNCNLSVTDISNGVENGANSNMEDREVLYVGRFEIEVYGSFLQAKRASQTWCNQVKKFHSSTPLHNTQNINTGNSLSDSINKLGYVYYSDNDKKWVVVSENGKIEFSVENLGHSEAKKQAISLRYKNISN, encoded by the exons atGGGTGATGAAAAGGAATACTTCGGATACATTTCAGGTTATGATCCAGGAGGTTCTGTTGAGAAAGTTGAGTTTAATGACATAACATTTGATCCGGGAAATGATGAAATAAAGCGTTTGCAAGATATCAACAAGAATTTTCCAGTAAATAACAGTTTATACTACGATGATCACTTAGATggaaatattatatataatgatGGGTTTCCATCCTATCGTATGGTTAGTACTAATTCTGGTAATAACTTGAATAGTTTTTCAAGGAATTTACCGAATGAAggtattaataataacataGCTAATAATAGAATGATAGTAAATACGGACTCTTCAGGATCAAGTAGTAGTAACGGTAGTGAAAATTTTGTGAATAGATCAGCGAACGATATGAATGGGATAGCCGAAGCTATAAAGGAATTAACCTCAAGATTGCCCATGCCCCCATCTCCTGACCTTTTAAAATCTGTACATCCGGAACTTGCAGTTAAACTACAGTTAACATATCTTAAGGCATACATACAGAACCAACAACTCCTAATGGATCTGACCCATTCCAACACACATAATATGCATAGTAGTAGTGTACATACCGGTAATGGTTTGGATATACCTAACTTTGGTAATAATTTGGGTTCTAATTCTCAATATTCCTATCCCATTGTTGAAATTAAATCTTCGTATCCCCAACTCACCAATACATTCACTAATAACTTTTATACCCAGACTCAAAATCCCGTTGATTTATCTACTGGCCGTCCAGACCCTTCAGAGATGATACAATTGAACAATACCGTAACAAGTAAACAAACAAACACTGCAAATTCAGTGCTAAACAACGGTGTGGAGGAGTTTGGACAAAATAATGGATATTTGCAGCTTACAAATTATCCACAATTTGCAAATTACCCAAATTTCTACTACCAACCCACGAATCAACTCAGTACTCAGCTGGCAACATATCCTCAGTTACCCAATTATCCGCAACTTACAAATTACCCTCAGTTGGCTAATTATCCACAGTGGACGAATTACCCgcaattaacaaattatccGCATATAACTGAGAGCGGGTCTTACGATTACTCAAACAGATCTTTGGATAAGGCTGGAGAGTTTGGGTATGACGGATTTAAGTATGAAAACCCGGCGGATCTGGTACCAACTGAGTATCGAGACCGCGTTAAGTACAATTCGGCCAAAAAATCATTCGTTTCTGTGTATTTGAACTCACTTGGCCTGAGAAAGAGGAAGTCATTTTCAATCAACAAATTTGGGATAAAAAAGGCCCTCAAGCTGGCCATTAACTTTGCCAACTCCCTTACTACCGGTGACAAGGCCTACAGTAATGGGCTGGGTCAGGATATGACGAGCGGGAGTCCACGTGACGACGCTGTGGATGACGGGGTAAAACTGGCCATAAGAGAAAGAAACCTGATTGAGGATGTGTGTGAGCAGGTGTTGAAGACGAGTGAGGGAAGTGTGGAGAGTTTTGAGGGATTTGAGAGGGCGCTTGGAATGGCCAGGATACGAGGGCTGGTGTACAGCCTCGGAGCGAACGTTTGGATGTGCATATTCTACAAAAAACGGAAGCGGAAGCTCCAGTTCTTCAGTGTGGACGAGTTCGGGTTTGAAAAGGCCTTCCAAATGGGCCAAAACTTCTTCAACACTAACCCTCAACTGGTACGCTCAAAACTCTCAGGAGCTATTTCATACTGGTTAGAATCTAATCCTTCCAAAACTCTCAAtgtaattttcaaaatcaaGCCTAATAACTGTAATCTCAGTGTCACag ATATTTCAAACGGTGTGGAAAATGGAGCAAATAGTAACATGGAGGATAGAGAAGTGTTATATGTTGGAAGATTCGAGATTGAAGTTTATGGAAGCTTTCTACAGGCCAAAAGAGCCTCACAGACTTGGTGTAATCAAGTAAAAAAGTTCCATTCATCCACACCACTGCATAACActcaaaatataaatacaGGCAATAGTCTGAGTGATagtataaacaaattagGGTATGTGTATTATAGCGACAATGATAAAAAGTGGGTAGTGGTGAGCGAGAATGGGAAGATAGAGTTCTCAGTAGAGAATTTGGGACATTCAGAGGCCAAAAAACAAGCCATTTCACTtagatataaaaatatttctaACTAA